A region of the Streptomyces sp. NBC_00442 genome:
TCTCCGCTCGGTACGGAGGAACAGCATGGGGCACCTGAAGCAGAGCACGGTCATCACCACCACCGAGCGGCTGCGCGACCAGGTGGCCCACGCGTTGCGCGCGGCGTTGATCTCCGGCGAACTGCGCCCCGGCCAGGTCTATTCGGCGCCCGGCCTCGCCGAGGACTTCGGGATCTCCGCGACCCCGGTGCGCGAAGCGATGCTCGACCTCGCGCGGGAGGGGCTTGTGGAGCCCGTGCGCAACAAGGGGTTCCGGGTCACCGAGGTCAACGAACGCGACCTCGACCAGTACACCGAGATCCGGGCGCTGATCGAGGTCCCCATGATCGGCCGGATCACGCGCAGTGCGGACCGCGCCGACCTGGAGGCGCTGCGGCCGGTCGCCGAGGAGATCGTGCGCGCCGCCCGCGACCACGACCTCATCGGCTACCTGGAGGCCGACCGCCGCTTCCACCTCTCCCTGCTCGCGCTGTCCGGGAACGAGCGGCTGGTCGAGACGGTCGGCGACCTGCGCAAGCGCTCCCGCCTGTACGGTCTGACCGCGCTCGACCAGCGCGACGAGCTGATCCCCTCCGCACAGGAGCACATCGAACTGCTCGACCTCATGCTGGCCGGGGAGGCTCGGGCCGCCGAGAAGTGCATGACGCGCCACCTCGGCCATGTCCGCTCCCTATGGGCCAGGAGCGAGGCGGCCGCACCCCAAGGCCTTGGGGCCACGGGGACCCCATGACCGGCTGCCCGTGCCCGTGCGGGCCGGCACCGGGCAGTCAAGGGGCGCGGGGAACTGCGCGGGACGCGGGCACGGTCCGCACCCGAAGGCGGGGTCAGGGGCGCGGGGAACTGCGCGAGCGACCACGCACGGTCCGCGGACGAACTCGGGGTTTCAAGGGGCGCGGGGAACTGCGCGGGACGTGGGCGCGGGTCACGGCGCGTCGTCCTTCGCCGCCCGGTACTCCGCGTTGAGCCGCTGCGCCTCCTCCAGCTGATCCTCAAGGATCACGATGCGGCAGGCCGCCTCGACCGGCGTGCCCTGGTCGACGAGTTCGCGGGCGCGCGCGGCGATCCGCAGCTGGTAGCGGGAGTAGCGGCGATGCCCTCCCTCCGACCGCAGCGGCGTGATCAGCCGCGCCTCGCCGAGTGCCCGCAGAAACGCCGGACTCGCGCCGATCAGTTCGGCGGCCCGGCCCATCGTGTAGGCGGGGTAGTCGTCGTCGTCCAGCCGGCCGGTCAGGGGGCTATCCGCTGTCATGTCACCTCTTTGTGCAACGCCTCGTGGCGGCCCGGGTGCGACACAGCACCCAGGCCCCGAAGAATTCAACACCATCGGGCGGCCCGGCAACGGCGACGAGGGCCCCGCCGGTGTCGGCGGGGCCCTCGTGGTGGTGCGGTGCGGGCGGATCGCCCGGTGCGGTCGGCTACGCGAGCGCGGACACGCCGAGCAGCGCGGACGCCGTCTCCAGCGGGGTCAACGCGCGCACGGGCTCCGGCTCGGGCAGCGCCTGGCAGGTGAAGCCGAGGCGGGTCATCGCCCGGCTCACTTCCTGCGCGCTGAAGTCGCGGCGGTCCTGACGGGTGATGACCTCGCCCACCTGCTTCACCGGGTAGTGGCGGCGGCCGATGAGGACGGACTCACCCACAATGGGCTCGGGCTTGATGCCCTTCATGGAGGCCACCACCCCGCTCTTGGTCAGATCGAACGGGAAGCGGGCGATGACGCAGCGCATGATGCCTCACAGGGAGCGAAGGAAAGGAATTCCCAGGGAAACGAACGGCATGGGAAATCGCGAGGGAAAGCGAGTGGTCCCGTTGGTCGTACGTGCAGGCGCATCGCATCACGCTTGAATTCGCTGAGCGATGGTGCGGTGGGAGAAAAGGAGCCGGCGGGAGCCGCCCGGAAATGCGACGAGCCGGGGCTCGCACCCCAAGGTGCGGGCCCCGGCTCGGAAGTGCGCGTCGCGTCAGGCGGGAACGATGTTCTCGGCCGTCGGGCCCTTCTGGCCCTGCGCGATGTCGAAGTTCACCTTCTGGCCTTCCAGGAGCTCGCGGAAGCCCTGGGCGGCGATGTTCGAGTAGTGGGCGAACACGTCCGGGCCGCCACCCTCCTGCTCGATGAAGCCGAAGCCCTTTTCTGCGTTGAACCACTTCACGGTACCGGCAGCCATGTCTGTCTCCTTCGGGGCATTTCCCGGAACCCACACCGTGCGGGCTCCGCGTCACTGCGATGATTACCCCGCCCGGAGAAATGAATGACCGGGACATACAAAAGAGCACCCGTCGGCACAGAGGCCGGTACGGTCGCCCGAAGTTTTGGGAACCACAACTGCAACTGATATTGACCTTAGCACGGCATCTCGTGAGGGCGCGGTAAATAATTCCTTTCCGCCGGTCGCGCAAGAAATCCTTACGGGGCGTCGCTTCGATTTCTCTCGCGGCGGACACAGATATTTTTGACCATCTGGGTACGCGGGGCGCCGCGCTGACTACGCTGCACGGGTGACCACCGAGTTGACCTTGCTGACGCGCGTCGCCTACCGGGGCCAGGAAGTGACCGCGCCGCGACTGCGCGGGCTCCTCGCGCTGCTCGCCGAAGACCTGCGGGCCGGATGCAGTACCGGCCGGCTCGTGGAGGGGCTGTGGACCGAGGAGCTGCCCGAGCGGCCGGGCAAGGCGGTGCAAGTACTGGTGTCGCGGGTGCGGGCGCAGCTCGGGTCCGAGGTCATCGCCAGCACCCCGGCCGGCTACCGCCTCGCCCTCGCCGACGACCAGGTGGACAGCTCGGCGCTGCTGCTGCACGCGGCGGCGAGCGAGGCACGGGCCGGGGCCGGCGAACACGAGGAGGCGCTCGCCGAGGCCGAGGCCGGGCTCGCCCTGTGGGACGGGGCCGTGGACAGCGCCGCCGGCGAGGACCTGCACGACCCGGTCGCCGCGCTGCGCCTGGCGCGCTCCGCCGCGCACGCCGGACTCGAACGGTCACGGGCGCTCGCGCTGGCCCGGCTCGGGCGGCGCGCCGACGCGCTGCGCCCCCTGGCCCGGCTCGCCCGCGAACTGCCCCGCGACGAGGAGGTCCTCGCGGAGCTGCTGCGCTGCGAGGCGGCCACCACGGGGCCCGCCGCGGCCCTCACCCGGTTCGACACCTACCGGCGCGCCCTGCGGGACGAACTCGGCGCCGACCCCGGCGGCGAACTCACCTCCGTACACCAGGAGTTGCTGCGCGGCGAGGCGCCGCTCGTGCGTCACGGTGTGCTGCACGAGCCCAATCCGCTGCTCGGCCGGGACGACGACGTGGCCGCCCTCACCCGGCTGTTGCGCACCGCGCGGGTCGCCACCGTCGTCGGGCCCGGCGGCCTCGGCAAGACGCGGCTCGCCCACGCGGTGGGGCGCGAGGCGGAGCAGCGCGTGGTGCACTTCGTCCCCCTGGCCGGTGTCACCTCCGACGACGACGTGGTCACCGAGGTGGCCTCGGTGCTCGGCGCGGGCCCGGTGCGCGGCCTGCCGGGCCCCGCCGGTCTCGTCGCCGGCATCGCGGGCGCGCTCGGCCCCGGCCCCGCGCTGCTCGTGCTCGACAACTGCGAGCACGTCATCGGCGGCGCCGCCGAACTCGTACGGGCCCTGGTGGCGCGCTCCAAGGAGCTGCGGGTGCTCGCCACCAGCCGGGCGCCGCTCGGTCTCACCTCCGAGTCGGTGTACGCGCTGTCCGAGCTCGGCCTCGTCTCGACCGTCGAGCTGTTCCGCCAGCGGGCCCGCGCCGCGCGGCCGGACGCGGAGCTCGAGGAGCGGGCCGTCCAGGAACTGTGCCGTCAGCTCGACGGGCTGCCGCTCGCGGTCGAGCTGGCCGCGGCCCGGGTACGGGTGCTGTCGGTGCCCGAGATCGCGCGGCGTCTGGGCGACCGGTTCGCGCTGCTGCGCGGCGGCGGCCGCGACGTGCCGGAGCGCCACCGCACCCTGCGGGCCGTCGTCGAGTGGAGCTGGAACCTCCTCGATGCCGACGCGCAGGCGGCGCTGCACGTCCTTTCGGTGTTCCCCGGCGGCTTCCGGGAGGACGCGGCCGAACACGTCCTCGGCGACGAAGCGCTGTTCCTCCTCGAACAGCTCGCCGACCAGTCGCTGATCAAGGCGGCCGACACCGCGTCCGGGGTGCGCTTCCACATGCTGGAGACGGTGCGGGAGTTCAGCGCGGCCCGCCGCGCGGAGGCCGGGCAGGAGGAGGCCGTCACCGACCGGTTCCTCGCCTGGGCGCGGGACTTCGGCCGGGGCCACCACGACGCCCTGTTCAGCCCCGACTCGCTGCGGTCCTGGGAGCTCACGCGGATCGAGCAGGACAATCTCTTCCTCGCTCTGCGCCACGCCCTCGCCCGCGACGACCGCCCCACCCTCGCGGGCCTGACCGCCGTGCTCGCCTCGCTGTGGGCCACCGACTCCAACTACAGCCGCCTCACCGGCCTGGCCGCCGACACCGCGGGGCCGCTCTCGCACTTCAGACCGGGGCCCGACGACATCGAGCCCGCCCGCAGTGCGGCCGTGGTGTGCACGCTGAGCCTGTTCATGGGCTACGGGCCGCACGCCGTACGGCAGTTGGTGACCCTGCGGCGGCTTCCGCCCGCCGAGCCCGACACCCTGATGCGGGCCCTCGACACGGTGCTGCGCGCCCTGCCCGAGGTGCACCCGCCGCACTACACGAGGCTGCGGGAGCTGTGCGAGTCCGGCACGCCGCTGCTCGCGGGGGTCGCCGAGTGCTTCGCCAGCTATGTGTGGGAGTACGAGCGTGATGTGGACCGCGCCCTGGAATCGGCCCGCCGGGCGCTGGACGCCCTGATCGCGCTGGGCAATCCGGCCACCGAGATGCTCGCCCACGGCCGGATCAGCGAGCTGTGCCTGCAGACCGAGCGGGGCGAGGAGGCGTACCGGCATCTGCTGGCGTCGATGGACGTCCTGGAGCGTACCGGCGACTGGGCCGACGCGGCCGGCTGGTACGACGCGGCGGGGGTGCGCTGGGCGCTGGTCCTGGCGTGTCTGCAGCGCGGCGAGATCGACGAGGCGGAGCGCTGGCTTGAGCTCGCGGCTCTGGAGAAGCCGCCGGAGCCGGCCCAGGTGTTCAGCGCGGAGCTCGGGTCGCGGGCGGAGATCGCCCTGCTCAGGGGGTTGACCGAGGTGGGGCTCGGGCTGTGGCGGCAGGCGGTGGCGCAGCTGCGGGAGGCCGATGCGCTGTACCCCGACGACCCGTTCGTGGGGACGTGGTCCATGCAGATCCAGTCGACGGCCGTGGCCGCCCACGCCCGGCACGGCCGGCTGGAGCTGGTGGCGGAGCAGGCCGGTGAACTGTGCGCCCGCACACAGGAGTTGCTGTCCCGCCCGCGCGAGGAGGGCAGTCCCGCCGAGCTGCCCGTGTCGGGCACGATGCTGCTCGCGATCGGCCTGGCGGAGCTCGCCCGGGGCAACACCTCGGGCGTACGGCTGCTCGCGCTCGCCGAGCGGATGCGGGTGCACCGGGACTTCCCGACGATGTCCGCGGCGCGGGCCCGGCAGTCCGCCGTGGACGCCGACGGGGCGGCGTACACCGACGCGGTGTCGGAGTACGCCGCCCTGGGGCGCGACGAGTTGGAGGGGGCCGCCGCGCTGGTGCTGCGCGGCATCAGCGCTGCGGGTCGCGGTTGAACTTGGCCTTCGACCAGAAGTAGCCGAGGACGGTGAGGCCGACGGCCCAGGCGATGGCGAGCCAGCCGTTGTTGCCGATCTCCGTGCCGAGCAGCAGGCCGCGCAGGGTCTCGATGGCCGGGGTGAACGGCTGGTACTGGGCGATCGGCTGGAACCAGCCCGGCATGGAGTGGAGCGGCACGAACGCGCTGGACAGCAGCGGCAGCAGGATCAGCGGCATCGCGTTGTTGCTGGCCGCTTCGGCGTTCGGGCTGATCAGGCCCATGCCGACGGCGATCCAGGTGAGGGAGAGGGCGAACAGCACGAGCAGTCCGAACGCCGCGAACCATTCGATGACGGTGGCATCGGTGGAACGGAAGCCGATGGCCACGCCGACGGCGCCGACGAACACCACGCTGAGGATCGACTGCAGCACGCTGCCGATGACATGTCCGACGATCACCGAACCGCGGTGGATGGCCATGGTGCGGAAGCGGGCGATGATGCCCTCGGTCATGTCGTTGGAGACGGAGATCGCGGTGCCGACGACGGTGGAGCCGATGGTCATCAGGAGCAGACCGGGGACGATGTAGGCGATGTACCGGGCGCGGTCGGGAGTGCCGCCGCCGATGCCCACGCTCATGGTGTCGCCGAAGATGTAGACGAAGAGCAGCAGCAGCATGATCGGCGTGAGCAGCAGGTTGAGGGTGAGCGAGGGGTAGCGCCTGGCGTGCAGCAGGTTGCGGCGCAGCATGGTCGAGGAGTCGCGCAGGGCGAGGGACAGAGAGCTCATCGGACGGTCTCCTTCTGGGTGGCGGCGGCCTGGGCGGCACCGGTGACGGGGTGGGCGGTGAGGGCGAAGAACACGTCGTCGAGGTCGGGGGTGTGCACGGTCAGCTCGTCGGCCTCGATGGCGGCGGCGTCGAGCCAGTCGAGGATGGCGCGCAGTTCGCGCTGGCTGCCGCCGCTCGGGATCTGCAGGGACAGCGACGCGTCGTCGCGGGTCGCCTCGCGCAGGCCGGCGGCCGCGTTCTCGTATGCCAGCGGGTCGGTGAAGCGGAGCCGGACGTGGCCGCCGGGTACGAGCCGCTTGAGTTCGCTCGCGGTGCCCTGGGCGACGAGCTTGCCGCCGTTCAACACGGCGATGCGGTCGGCGAGTTCGTCGGCCTCCTCCAGGTACTGCGTGGTGAGGAAGACGGTCACGCCGTCGGTGACGAGACCGCGGATGATGTTCCACATGGTGTGCCGGCTGCGCGGGTCGAGGCCCGTGGTCGGCTCGTCGAGGAAGATGATCCTGGGGCTGCCGACCAGGGTCATGGCGATGTCGAGCCGCCGGCGCATGCCGCCGGAGTAGGTGGAGGCGGGCTTCTTCGCCGCCTCGGTCAGGTCGAACCGTTCGAGCAGGTCGGCGGCGACCCTGCGGCCCTCGGGCCGGGGCAGGTGGTGCAGGTCCGCCATGAGGAGCATGTTCTCCTCGCCGGTGATCAGGTTGTCGACCGCCGAGAACTGGCCGGTGACCCCGATCGCGGCGCGCACCGCCTGGGCGTCGGAGGGCAGGTCGTGCCCGGCGATCCGGATCTCGCCGGCGTCGGCGCGGATCAGGGTGGAGAGGATCTGCACGGCGGTGGTCTTGCCCGCGCCGTTGGGTCCGAGGAGCGAGAAGACGGTGCCGGCCGGCACCTGCAGGTCGATGCCGTCGAGGACGGTCTTGTCGCCGTAGGCCTTGCGCAGTCCGGTGGCCGCGATGGCGAGCTCGGGGGTTGTTGGCGCCGTTGTCGTCGTGCCGGTCGTTGTCGTCATGCGGCAGAGCTTGGGGGGGAGTGGGTTCAGCGGGGTTTCAGGGTGGTTTCAGGGTGGGCCGCGGCTCGTGCCCCGGCGGGATCCGCGCCGTTCCCCGCGCCCCTGAAACTCTGCCTTCGGCTGCGGACCGTGCTCGCTTCTCGCGCCGTTCCCCGCGCCCCTGAAACTCTGCCTTCGGCTGCGGACCGTGCTCGCTTCTCGCGCCGTTCCCCGCGCCCCTGAAACCCTGCCTTCGGCTGCGGACCGTGCTCGCTTCTCGCGCAGTTCCCCGCGCCCCTGAAACTCTGCCTTCGTGTGCGGACCGTGCCCGCTTCTCGCGCAGTTCCCCGTGCCCCTTGCAGGTGACCCGGTGTGTCGAGCGGTCGCGCCCGTCGCGGCGGGGCACCCGGAGTCAACCGGCCGCCCGCCGCGGAGGCGGGTTCGCCGGGTGGGTCAGCGGGTGGCGAGGGAGATTTCGGTCGACTTGATCAGGGCCACTACGGACGTGCCCGCCGTGAGGGCGAGGTCGGCCACCGCGTCCTTCGTGATCGCCGCGGTCAGCTCGCCCCCCTCGATTCCGACCTTCACGGAGGCCATCGCCCCACCGGTGGCGACGTCGGCGACCGTGCCCGCGAGCTGGTTGCGGATGGACAGGCCCTGGACGGGGCCGGTGGCCAGCGAGACCTCGGTCGACTTGATGAGGGTCTTGACCGCGGAGCCCTCGGCGAGACCCAGCTCCTTGACGGCCTCAAGGGTGATCGCCGCGGTGATGTCCTGGCCGCCGTCGAGGCGTACCTTGACGGTCGCCATGACCTCGCCCGGGGTGACCGAGGTGACGGTGCCGGCGATCTGGTTGCGGATGCTCAGGCTCATGGAGAAACGCCTCACGTAGTGGTTCCGTTTTGTCAGGCTTTGGCCTGCGACCCTCCCCACGTTAGCGGTCGTGGACGCGGCCGCTCGGGACCGTGTCGCATGCGCCATCCACACGCCGCGCTACGGCTCGCAGGTGCCCCGAGGTTCCCCCCGGTCGGGGGACCGCGGGGATCACAGGGCGAGCCATTGCGTCGACGTGGTCACCTCGTCGAGGACGTCGGGCAGCGGCGCGACGCCCAGACCCGGGCCGGCCGGCACGGAGAGGTGTCCGTCGGCGAGGACGAACGGCTCGGTGATGTCGGTGGCGAAGTAGCGGCGGGAGGCGGAGGTGTCGCCGGGGAGGGTGAAGCCGGGGAGCGCCGCGAGGGCGACGTTGGCGGCGCGGCCGATGCCGGTCTCCAGCATGCCGCCGCACCAGACAGGGACGCCGTGCGCGCGGGCGAGGTCGTGGATGCGGCGGGCCTCCAGATAGCCGCCCACGCGGGCCGGCTTGATGTTGATGACCGAGCACGCGCCGAGCGAGATCGCGGCCGCCGCGTGCGCCGCCGACTCGATGGACTCGTCCAGGCAGATCGGCGTGCGCAGGAGCCGTGCGAGCTGCGCGTGCTGGACGAAGTCGTCGTTGGCCAGCGGCTGTTCGAGCAGCAGCAGGCCGAAGTCGTCGAGTTTGGCGAGGTGCTGGGCGTCGACCAGGGTGTAGGCCGCGTTGGCGTCGACCTGGAGCAGCAGGTCGTCCCCGAAGCGTTCGCGTACCGCGCGGACGGGTTCGACGTCCCAGCCGGGCTCGATCTTCAGCTTGATCCGCACATAGCCCTCGGCCACATAGCCCTCGACGGCGTCCAGGAGCTCGGGGACGGAGTCCATGATGCCCACCGAGACCCCGCACGGCACCCGGTCGCGCGCGGCGCCGAGAAAGGACCCGAACGAGTCGCCGGTGGCGCGCAGCTGGGCGTCGAGGACGGCGCTCTCCAGGGCGGACTTCGCCATGTGGTGCCCGGTGAAGGGTGCGAGTGCGCGGCCCACGGCGGCGGCGTCCGCCCCCTTCCTCGGCAGCGCGGGGACGAGGAACCTGCGCAGCACGTCCTGGGCCCCGTCGACGTACTCGGAGCAGTAGCGGGGTTCGGACATGGCGGCGCATTCGGCCCAGCCCTCCCCGTCCGCGGTGACGACCCGCACGAGCAGTACGTCGCGCGCCGTCTCGACGCCGAAGGACGTACGGAACGGCGCGACGAGCGGCATCGCGATCCGGCGCAGTTCGACGCCGGAGATCTTCGACATGGTCACGGGGTGCTCCTGGTGGGCGTGGCGGTGGGGCTGGGCGCGGGAGTGGTGCGGCGGACCACATAGCTGCGCCGGTCGTGGAGGCCGAGCACATGGGCGCCCTCGGCGAGTAGGCTGCCCAGCGAGCCACGTACGGCGTGCCGCCAGGCATGAGCGGCCGCGGTGTCGGTGCGGCGCAGCGCCTCGATGTCGTCGGGCA
Encoded here:
- a CDS encoding GntR family transcriptional regulator, with protein sequence MGHLKQSTVITTTERLRDQVAHALRAALISGELRPGQVYSAPGLAEDFGISATPVREAMLDLAREGLVEPVRNKGFRVTEVNERDLDQYTEIRALIEVPMIGRITRSADRADLEALRPVAEEIVRAARDHDLIGYLEADRRFHLSLLALSGNERLVETVGDLRKRSRLYGLTALDQRDELIPSAQEHIELLDLMLAGEARAAEKCMTRHLGHVRSLWARSEAAAPQGLGATGTP
- a CDS encoding MerR family transcriptional regulator → MTADSPLTGRLDDDDYPAYTMGRAAELIGASPAFLRALGEARLITPLRSEGGHRRYSRYQLRIAARARELVDQGTPVEAACRIVILEDQLEEAQRLNAEYRAAKDDAP
- a CDS encoding SCO5918 family protein, which gives rise to MRCVIARFPFDLTKSGVVASMKGIKPEPIVGESVLIGRRHYPVKQVGEVITRQDRRDFSAQEVSRAMTRLGFTCQALPEPEPVRALTPLETASALLGVSALA
- a CDS encoding cold-shock protein, whose amino-acid sequence is MAAGTVKWFNAEKGFGFIEQEGGGPDVFAHYSNIAAQGFRELLEGQKVNFDIAQGQKGPTAENIVPA
- a CDS encoding ATP-binding protein, coding for MTTELTLLTRVAYRGQEVTAPRLRGLLALLAEDLRAGCSTGRLVEGLWTEELPERPGKAVQVLVSRVRAQLGSEVIASTPAGYRLALADDQVDSSALLLHAAASEARAGAGEHEEALAEAEAGLALWDGAVDSAAGEDLHDPVAALRLARSAAHAGLERSRALALARLGRRADALRPLARLARELPRDEEVLAELLRCEAATTGPAAALTRFDTYRRALRDELGADPGGELTSVHQELLRGEAPLVRHGVLHEPNPLLGRDDDVAALTRLLRTARVATVVGPGGLGKTRLAHAVGREAEQRVVHFVPLAGVTSDDDVVTEVASVLGAGPVRGLPGPAGLVAGIAGALGPGPALLVLDNCEHVIGGAAELVRALVARSKELRVLATSRAPLGLTSESVYALSELGLVSTVELFRQRARAARPDAELEERAVQELCRQLDGLPLAVELAAARVRVLSVPEIARRLGDRFALLRGGGRDVPERHRTLRAVVEWSWNLLDADAQAALHVLSVFPGGFREDAAEHVLGDEALFLLEQLADQSLIKAADTASGVRFHMLETVREFSAARRAEAGQEEAVTDRFLAWARDFGRGHHDALFSPDSLRSWELTRIEQDNLFLALRHALARDDRPTLAGLTAVLASLWATDSNYSRLTGLAADTAGPLSHFRPGPDDIEPARSAAVVCTLSLFMGYGPHAVRQLVTLRRLPPAEPDTLMRALDTVLRALPEVHPPHYTRLRELCESGTPLLAGVAECFASYVWEYERDVDRALESARRALDALIALGNPATEMLAHGRISELCLQTERGEEAYRHLLASMDVLERTGDWADAAGWYDAAGVRWALVLACLQRGEIDEAERWLELAALEKPPEPAQVFSAELGSRAEIALLRGLTEVGLGLWRQAVAQLREADALYPDDPFVGTWSMQIQSTAVAAHARHGRLELVAEQAGELCARTQELLSRPREEGSPAELPVSGTMLLAIGLAELARGNTSGVRLLALAERMRVHRDFPTMSAARARQSAVDADGAAYTDAVSEYAALGRDELEGAAALVLRGISAAGRG
- a CDS encoding ABC transporter permease translates to MSSLSLALRDSSTMLRRNLLHARRYPSLTLNLLLTPIMLLLLFVYIFGDTMSVGIGGGTPDRARYIAYIVPGLLLMTIGSTVVGTAISVSNDMTEGIIARFRTMAIHRGSVIVGHVIGSVLQSILSVVFVGAVGVAIGFRSTDATVIEWFAAFGLLVLFALSLTWIAVGMGLISPNAEAASNNAMPLILLPLLSSAFVPLHSMPGWFQPIAQYQPFTPAIETLRGLLLGTEIGNNGWLAIAWAVGLTVLGYFWSKAKFNRDPQR
- a CDS encoding ATP-binding cassette domain-containing protein yields the protein MTTTTGTTTTAPTTPELAIAATGLRKAYGDKTVLDGIDLQVPAGTVFSLLGPNGAGKTTAVQILSTLIRADAGEIRIAGHDLPSDAQAVRAAIGVTGQFSAVDNLITGEENMLLMADLHHLPRPEGRRVAADLLERFDLTEAAKKPASTYSGGMRRRLDIAMTLVGSPRIIFLDEPTTGLDPRSRHTMWNIIRGLVTDGVTVFLTTQYLEEADELADRIAVLNGGKLVAQGTASELKRLVPGGHVRLRFTDPLAYENAAAGLREATRDDASLSLQIPSGGSQRELRAILDWLDAAAIEADELTVHTPDLDDVFFALTAHPVTGAAQAAATQKETVR
- a CDS encoding TOBE domain-containing protein, producing MSLSIRNQIAGTVTSVTPGEVMATVKVRLDGGQDITAAITLEAVKELGLAEGSAVKTLIKSTEVSLATGPVQGLSIRNQLAGTVADVATGGAMASVKVGIEGGELTAAITKDAVADLALTAGTSVVALIKSTEISLATR
- the menC gene encoding o-succinylbenzoate synthase, which translates into the protein MSKISGVELRRIAMPLVAPFRTSFGVETARDVLLVRVVTADGEGWAECAAMSEPRYCSEYVDGAQDVLRRFLVPALPRKGADAAAVGRALAPFTGHHMAKSALESAVLDAQLRATGDSFGSFLGAARDRVPCGVSVGIMDSVPELLDAVEGYVAEGYVRIKLKIEPGWDVEPVRAVRERFGDDLLLQVDANAAYTLVDAQHLAKLDDFGLLLLEQPLANDDFVQHAQLARLLRTPICLDESIESAAHAAAAISLGACSVINIKPARVGGYLEARRIHDLARAHGVPVWCGGMLETGIGRAANVALAALPGFTLPGDTSASRRYFATDITEPFVLADGHLSVPAGPGLGVAPLPDVLDEVTTSTQWLAL